The sequence ACGGATGTGCGCTTCTTGAAGACCTGCTCGGCGAACGGGTCTCGGTGGTGCGGCCGCCGTTCGGCCGGTTGTCGCCCGGGGTCTGGCGTTGGGCGCGCGGTTCGGGCCGCAGCGTGATGCTCTGGGACGTGGATACCCGCGACTATCTGGTGTTGGCGCAGATTACGCCGCTTCTCCGCCCCGGAAGCATCCTGCTCCTGCACGAAAACGCGACCGCATGGGCGGAATCGGATGCGGGTGCCTGGCTGGATGCCCTGCGGCAGGCCGGTTGGACCTTCCAGGGAGGAGGAACGCCATGATGGTGGCTGGAATCGTGGTCCTGTTGGCTGCTGTCGCCATCCGGCTGGAATGGTGGTGGGGCCTGCGCCGAGCCGGTACGGTGCGCCATGATTTGGCATCTCCAAATGAACGTGGCCTCCCGGAACCGGACCCCGCCGAATCCCGACTCCCCGCCGGCATCAGTGTAGTGGTCGCGCTCCGCAACGAAGCGGCGAACGTGGACGGACTCATGCGGGCGCTCCTGCAGCAGCGCGTTCCGCCGGACGTTGAACTGGAATTCGTGCTGGTGGACGATGGCTCAACCGATCCCACCCGCGCCCACCTGGATGCCTGGCTCGAACGGGACCCCCGTATCCGGGTGCCGGACACGGCCGGCGCTGGAAGGCCGGGAGTCGGCGCGGGAAAAAAAGCCGCCCTGACGGCCGGAATCAGCGCGGCCCGGTTCGAGCGCCTGGCCTTCACCGATGCGGACGCCCGACC comes from Rhodothermales bacterium and encodes:
- a CDS encoding glycosyltransferase — its product is MMVAGIVVLLAAVAIRLEWWWGLRRAGTVRHDLASPNERGLPEPDPAESRLPAGISVVVALRNEAANVDGLMRALLQQRVPPDVELEFVLVDDGSTDPTRAHLDAWLERDPRIRVPDTAGAGRPGVGAGKKAALTAGISAARFERLAFTDADARPGPDWLGVLAAQAAAAPRAVFVGQAPLTAEAPATLLGRYQRYDSLLTDLWAAAALGPPPPSTPFGVYVRWPPWPCWGRRRRRPPAAQRSVRSES